From Megalobrama amblycephala isolate DHTTF-2021 linkage group LG8, ASM1881202v1, whole genome shotgun sequence, the proteins below share one genomic window:
- the s1pr5b gene encoding sphingosine 1-phosphate receptor 5b gives MGAIHNSPSTGFSNESSLAPTSARQSNEVLLRHYNYTGKLDQGREEFKPEAIALLFICLIIVLENFIVLMAIWKNKKFHMPMYYLLGNLTLSDLLAGFTYMLNIILSGPNTLKLTPLLWFLREGGVFITLMASVVSLLAIAIERYFTMLNTKPYYRTKRNRMFALIGVSWALSMLLGALPILGWNCLHDLKSCSTVLPLYAKSYIFFCIFVFMAVLLAIVVLYGRIFHFVKSNTQNPSCMMQKAYGLRSRKYMALLKTVTIVVGVFILCWMPLFVLLLMDVKCTTGECPVLLKADYFLGVAMINSFINPIIYTMTSKDIRRAILKLLCKRCLTTKDGQVRNIGFKISFTKTDANPQGLETTVSSGNATTIHLKSIYPKLKLSVIA, from the coding sequence ATGGGCGCGATTCACAATTCACCCAGCACAGGGTTCTCCAATGAGTCCTCACTCGCTCCCACGAGTGCCCGCCAGAGCAACGAAGTCCTTCTGCGGCACTATAACTACACGGGCAAACTGGATCAGGGCCGAGAAGAATTCAAACCGGAAGCCATTGCCTTACTTTTCATCTGCCTCATCATTGTTCTGGAGAACTTCATCGTCCTCATGGCCATCTGGAAAAACAAGAAGTTCCACATGCCCATGTATTATCTGCTGGGCAACCTGACACTCTCAGACCTGCTAGCCGGATTCACTTACATGCTGAATATCATCCTGTCAGGGCCGAACACGCTGAAATTGACGCCACTGCTCTGGTTTCTAAGAGAAGGTGGCGTGTTTATCACGCTGATGGCGTCCGTTGTTAGCTTGCTGGCCATAGCCATTGAGCGTTACTTCACCATGCTCAACACAAAGCCTTATTACCGCACCAAGCGCAACCGCATGTTCGCTCTGATCGGAGTGAGCTGGGCGTTGTCGATGTTGCTAGGCGCCCTGCCTATTTTGGGCTGGAACTGTTTGCATGACCTGAAATCGTGCTCCACAGTGCTGCCGCTCTACGCCAAAAGTTACATCTTTTTCTGTATATTCGTGTTCATGGCCGTCCTGTTGGCCATCGTCGTTCTGTACGGACGGATCTTTCACTTCGTAAAGTCCAACACGCAGAACCCGAGCTGCATGATGCAAAAAGCCTACGGCCTTCGCTCGCGGAAGTACATGGCATTGCTGAAGACGGTCACCATCGTGGTGGGAGTGTTTATCCTGTGCTGGATGCCGCTGTTTGTGCTCCTGCTGATGGACGTCAAGTGTACCACGGGGGAGTGTCCGGTCCTCCTCAAGGCTGATTACTTCCTGGGCGTGGCCATGATTAATTCCTTCATTAATCCCATTATTTACACAATGACGAGCAAAGACATACGGCGAGCCATCCTGAAGCTGCTCTGCAAACGCTGCCTGACGACCAAAGACGGGCAAGTGAGGAATATTGGCTTTAAGATTAGCTTCACTAAGACGGACGCAAACCCCCAGGGGCTGGAGACGACCGTTTCTTCGGGCAATGCCACGACCATACATCTCAAATCCATCTACCCGAAGCTCAAATTATCCGTCATCGCCTAA